In Aquimarina spinulae, a single window of DNA contains:
- a CDS encoding alpha/beta hydrolase has translation MKINFRKIGRRFARFIVFIVILILSGYLFLYLRQERFFFNPKILEKDYVFSFDQPFEEINIDVEKDVALNALLFKTNTTSKGLILYFHGNAGAIHEWGTRASLYTENKFDILFVDYRGYGKSDSFYEEESELYNDAQKVYDYAKTRYDEKNIIVLGFSLGTGFAAYTAAKNNPKLLILEAPYYAWNDFIASIAPVPKMLINYEIPSYKFLKEVTCPIRIFHGTHDFLIKPEENSKRLEALYPDKIKHTMIKGAGHNGIYITKQYYDELKNLLERY, from the coding sequence TTGAAAATTAATTTCAGGAAAATAGGTCGTAGATTCGCAAGATTTATAGTATTTATTGTTATTCTTATTCTTTCTGGATACTTGTTTTTATATCTAAGGCAGGAACGTTTTTTCTTTAACCCAAAAATTTTGGAGAAAGACTACGTTTTTTCTTTTGATCAACCTTTTGAAGAGATCAATATCGATGTAGAAAAGGATGTTGCTCTTAACGCATTGCTTTTTAAAACAAATACGACCAGTAAAGGTCTTATTCTATATTTTCATGGTAATGCCGGGGCAATTCATGAATGGGGAACACGTGCTTCTTTATATACCGAAAACAAGTTTGACATTCTATTTGTTGATTACAGAGGCTACGGAAAAAGTGATAGTTTTTACGAAGAAGAATCAGAACTATATAACGATGCGCAAAAAGTCTATGATTATGCAAAGACACGATATGACGAAAAAAACATTATTGTTTTAGGCTTTTCTCTGGGAACAGGGTTTGCTGCTTATACTGCAGCAAAAAACAACCCAAAACTTCTTATACTGGAAGCCCCGTACTATGCCTGGAATGATTTTATAGCAAGTATTGCTCCCGTACCAAAAATGCTTATCAATTATGAGATTCCTTCGTATAAATTCTTAAAAGAAGTAACCTGTCCTATTCGAATTTTTCATGGCACTCATGATTTTCTAATTAAACCAGAAGAAAATTCTAAACGATTAGAAGCGTTATATCCAGATAAAATTAAACATACAATGATCAAGGGTGCTGGTCATAATGGTATCTATATCACAAAACAATACTATGATGAGCTCAAAAATCTGTTAGAGCGGTATTAA
- a CDS encoding pseudouridine synthase produces MNRGDNSGKGKTSRKQEGKGKSKSNAHDKGKSNYGNKPYVRGKALAKKASNAAPKKLTDSDEIRLNKYVANSGVCSRRDADLYIKTGSVWVNGKPITEMGYKVKLTDEVKFDGRLITPHKKEYVLLNKPKGFVTSTSPEKTKTVMDLVANASKSVLKPVGRLERNTTGLLLFTNDVDLEKKLTHHKSGIRKIFHVELERNLKFEDLQRIENGIKLEEGFINVDEISYIEGASKNEIGIQLQSAKNGIIHKLFEHLNYSVVKLDRVIFAGLTKKDLPRGHWRILTEQEVINLRMM; encoded by the coding sequence ATGAATCGTGGAGATAATTCTGGTAAAGGGAAAACTAGCAGAAAACAGGAAGGAAAAGGAAAGAGTAAATCGAATGCACATGATAAAGGTAAATCTAATTATGGAAATAAACCTTATGTAAGAGGTAAAGCATTAGCAAAAAAAGCTAGTAATGCAGCACCAAAAAAACTCACCGATTCTGATGAGATAAGACTTAATAAATATGTAGCTAATTCTGGTGTTTGCTCTAGAAGAGATGCCGATTTATATATTAAAACAGGAAGTGTATGGGTAAATGGTAAGCCCATTACCGAAATGGGATATAAAGTAAAACTTACCGATGAGGTTAAGTTTGATGGACGACTCATTACCCCTCATAAAAAAGAGTATGTACTCCTTAATAAACCTAAAGGTTTTGTAACGAGCACTAGTCCTGAGAAAACTAAAACGGTAATGGATCTAGTAGCAAATGCATCTAAATCTGTACTAAAACCGGTAGGTAGACTAGAAAGAAATACAACCGGATTATTACTCTTTACCAATGATGTAGATTTAGAAAAGAAATTAACACATCATAAAAGTGGAATTCGTAAGATATTTCATGTAGAATTAGAACGTAACCTAAAATTTGAAGATCTTCAGAGAATAGAGAATGGAATCAAATTGGAAGAAGGTTTTATAAATGTAGATGAAATCTCTTATATAGAAGGTGCTTCTAAAAACGAAATAGGGATTCAGTTACAATCTGCTAAAAATGGAATTATTCATAAGCTTTTTGAACACCTTAATTATAGTGTAGTTAAATTAGATAGAGTAATCTTTGCAGGATTAACCAAAAAAGATTTACCTCGTGGTCATTGGAGAATACTTACAGAACAAGAAGTAATTAATCTTAGGATGATGTAA